The Brassica napus cultivar Da-Ae chromosome C7, Da-Ae, whole genome shotgun sequence genome has a segment encoding these proteins:
- the LOC106452905 gene encoding mediator of RNA polymerase II transcription subunit 33A isoform X2 — MVVPGRRTVWDGVIELTKMAQEQCVDARLWASHLSATLKPFVEFPSTELAEVLVSYICWDNNLPLLWKFLERAMSLNLVSPLVVLALLAHRVVPNRSTQSAAYRIYLELLKRNIFRIKDHTTGPHYDNVMNSVANILRLPELFRLETGKPGVLLVEFVFKMVSLLLDACLSDEGLIEPSQDSSSQWLIKSQDMEIDAPERYNEKNGSHEKLQTLNTIMAIEMVAEFLRNTVISRLLYLVSSNRASSWHEFVRRAQVLGENSMALRSSKVLNSRDLLQLISNRRFGYSDDSKIVSLRKSNAIVDFGSLASFAGLCHGASLSSLWLPLDLVFEDAMDGYQVNPTSAIEIITGLAKTLKEINGSTWHDTFLGLWIAALRLVQRERDPIEGPIPRLDTRLCMSLCIVPLVVANLIEEGDNEFVMEKLRDDLITSLQVLGEFPGLLAPPQCVVSAANKAATKAIMFLSGGNVGKSCSDVINMKDMPINCSGNMRHLIVEACIARNILDTSAYSWAGYVNGRINQIPHNLPSEVPCWSSFVKGAPLNAAMVNALVSVPASSLVEIEKVYEVAVKGSDDEKISAATVLCGASLTRGWNIQEHIVEFLTRLLSPPVPADYSGAESHLIGYACMLNVVIFGIGSVDSIQIFSLHGMVPQLACSLMPICEAFGSYTPNVSWTLPSGEEISAYSVFSNAFTLLLKLWRFNHPPIEHGVGDVPTVGSQLTPEHLLSVRNSHLVSSETLNRDRNRKRLSEVARSASSQPVFVDSFPKLKIWYRQHQRCIASTLSGLTPGSPVHQTVEALLSMMFRKVRGSQTLNPVNSGTSSSSGAASEDIIPRPEFPAWDILKAVPYVVDAALTACTHGRLSPRELATGLKDLTDFLPASLAPIVSYFSAEVSRGVWKPVFMNGMDWPNPAANLSNVEEFIKKILATTGVDIPSLAPGGSSPATLPLPLAAFVSLTITYKIDKASERFLNLAGPALECLAAGCPWPCMPIVASLWTQKAKRWFDFLVFSASRTVFLHNPDAVVQLLRNCFSATLGLNAAPMSNDGGVGALLGHGFGSHFYGGISPVAPGILYLRMYRALRDTVSVTEEIFSLLIHSVEDIAQNRLSKENLKRLKTVKNGSRYGQSSLATAMTQVKLAASLSASLVWLTGGLGVVHLLIKETIPSWFLSVDKSDQEQRPSDLVAELRGHALAYFVVLCGAFAWGVDSRSAASKRRQGIMGSHLQFLANALDGKISVGCETATWRAYVSGLVSLMVSCLPRWVAEIDAEVLKSLSNGLRQWGKDELAILLLSMGGVKTMGDAVDFIIHLRS, encoded by the exons ATGGTGGTTCCCGGACGGAGAACCGTCTGGGACGGAGTAATCGAGCTAACGAAGATGGCTCAGGAACAGTGCGTCGATGCTCGTCTCTGGGCTTCTCATTTATCAGCGACCTTGAAACCCTTCGTTGAGTTCCCGTCAACGGAGCTAGCGGAGGTTCTCGTCTCGTACATTTGCTGGGATAACAACCTCCCTCTTCTCTGGAAGTTCCTTGAGAGAGCTATGTCTTTGAACCTTGTCTCTCCTCTCGTTGTTCTTGCTCTCCTCGCTCACAG AGTTGTTCCTAACCGGTCTACTCAATCAGCGGCTTATAGGATTTACTTGGAGCTTCTTAAGAGAAATATTTTCAGGATTAAAGATCATACTACCGGACCTCACTACGACAA TGTCATGAATTCAGTAGCCAACATTCTTCGTCTTCCAGAGTTATTTCGTCTGGAAACAGGCAAACCTGGTGTACTTTTAGTAGAGTTCGTCTTTAAGATGGTGTCTCTGCTGCTAGATGCATGCTTAAGTGATGAAGGTTTGATAGAGCCAAGCCAAGACTCGAGTTCCCAGTGGCTGATCAAGTCTCAAGATATGGAAATTGATGCTCCTGAGAGATATAACGAAAAGAACGGATCTCACGAGAAGTTACAGACTTTAAATACTATCATGGCTATTGAGATGGTTGCAGAGTTCCTCAGAAATACAGTGATCTCCAGATTACTGTACTTGGTGTCCTCCAACAG GGCTTCGAGTTGGCATGAGTTTGTCCGGAGAGCACAGGTGCTTGGAGAAAACTCAATGGCCTTAAGGAGTTCAAAGGTTCTGAATTCTCGGGATCTATTGCAGTTGATTTCGAATAGAAGATTTGGGTATTCTGACGACAGCAAAATAGTTTCATTACGCAAATCCAATGCAATTGTGGATTTTGGATCTCTTGCTTCTTTTGCTGGCTTATGCCATGGAGCAAGTCTCTCTTCGCTCTGGCTTCCTCTTGATTTGGTGTTTGAAGATGCTATGGATGGGTATCAAGTAAACCCAACTAGTGCTATTGAAATCATTACTG GTCTAGCTAAAACACTTAAAGAAATAAATGGGAGCACTTGGCATGACACCTTCTTGGGTCTTTGGATAGCAGCTCTCAGACTTGTTCAAAGG GAAAGGGATCCTATTGAAGGACCTATTCCTAGACTGGACACAAGGCTGTGCATGTCATTATGTATTGTACCTCTCGTGGTCGCAAACCTTATTGAAGAGGGAGATAATGAATTTGTCATGGAAAAGCTGCGAGACGATCTTATTACAAGTTTGCAGGTCCTTGGTGAATTCCCTGGGTTGCTGGCTCCTCCCCAGTGCGTTGTTTCTGCTGCCAACAAGGCTGCTACAAAAGCAATCATGTTTTTGTCTGGTGGAAATGTTGGGAAGTCATGTTCTGATGTCATAAACATGAAGGACATGCCTATCAACTGCT CTGGAAACATGCGCCATCTGATAGTAGAGGCTTGTATTGCAAGAAACATACTGGATACATCGGCCTACTCATGGGCTGGCTATGTTAATGGTCGAATCAACCAAATACCTCATAACCTTCCGAGTGAAGTACCTTGCTGGTCGTCATTTGTGAAAGGGGCTCCTCTAAATGCTGCAATGGTGAATGCATTAGTTTCAGTTCCGGCTTCAAG CTTAGTAGAGATCGAGAAAGTATATGAGGTCGCAGTCAAAGGATCAGATGATGAGAAGATATCTGCTGCTACAGTGCTTTGTGGGGCATCTCTCACACGAGGTTGGAACATACAG GAACACATTGTTGAGTTTCTTACAAGATTACTATCCCCACCCGTTCCAGCAGATTATTCTGGGGCTGAAAGTCACTTGATTGGTTATGCCTGCATGCTCAATGTTGTTATTTTTGGGATAGGATCTGTTGACAGCATTCAGATCTTCTCTTTACATGGCATG GTTCCGCAACTTGCTTGCTCACTAATGCCGATCTGTGAAGCGTTTGGATCATACACCCCAAATGTATCGTGGACTCTTCCATCTGGAGAAGAAATCTCAGCATATTCTGTTTTCTCCAATGCTTTCACTCTTCTTTTAAAGCTTTGGAGATTTAATCATCCTCCTATTGAGCATGGTGTAGGAGATGTGCCCACAGTTGGATCCCAACTCACTCCTGAACATCTTCTTTCAGTGCGTAACTCTCATCTCGTTTCCTCGGAGACCCTTAACAGAGACCGAAACAGAAAGAGACTTTCAGAAGTTGCAAGGTCAGCATCTAGCCAGCCCGTGTTTGTTGACTCCTTCCCCAAGCTGAAGATCTGGTATAGGCAGCACCAGAGATGCATAGCTTCCACGTTATCTGGACTTACACCTGGATCTCCTGTCCACCAGACAGTTGAAGCACTTCTCAGCATGATGTTCAGAAAGGTCAGGGGAAGTCAGACATTAAATCCAGTTAATTCCGGCACAAGCAGTTCCTCGGGAGCTGCTAGTGAAGATATCATTCCGAGACCTGAGTTTCCTGCTTGGGATATCCTCAAAGCCGTTCCATATGTTGTAGATGCTGCTTTAACAGCTTGTACTCATGGAAGGCTTTCTCCTCGTGAGTTAGCAACAG GTCTGAAAGATTTAACAGATTTTCTCCCGGCATCATTAGCACCTATAGTAAGCTACTTCTCGGCTGAGGTGAGTAGAGGTGTTTGGAAGCCAGTATTCATGAACGGCATGGATTGGCCAAATCCTGCTGCAAATCTATCCAACGTTGAggaatttataaagaaaattctCGCAACAACAGGCGTTGACATCCCTAGCCTTGCTCCAG GAGGGAGTTCTCCGGCAACGCTTCCTTTACCTCTAGCCGCTTTTGTAAGTCTAACCATTACTTACAAAATCGACAAAGCTTCAGAGCGGTTTCTCAATCTGGCTGGTCCAGCTCTGGAGTGCTTAGCTGCAGGCTGCCCTTGGCCTTGCATGCCCATTGTAGCTTCCTTGTGGACCCAAAAGGCAAAACGTTGGTTTGACTTCCTTGTTTTCTCTGCTTCCCGCACCGTCTTTCTTCACAACCCAGACGCTGTGGTTCAGCTCCTCAGAAACTGCTTCAGTGCCACTCTCGGATTGAACGCTGCACCCATGTCAAATGATGGTGGTGTTGGAGCTCTTCTTGGCCATGGTTTCGGCTCTCATTTCTACGGAGGGATCTCTCCTGTAGCACCAGGGATTCTCTATCTCCGCATGTATCGTGCTCTCAGAGATACCGTCTCTGTGACGGAAGAGATTTTCTCCCTCCTGATACATTCCGTGGAGGATATAGCACAGAACAGGCTCTCAAAGGAGAATCTGAAAAGGCTGAAGACAGTGAAGAACGGATCAAGATATGGACAAAGCTCACTAGCAACGGCGATGACACAAGTCAAGCTTGCTGCTTCGCTTAGTGCATCATTGGTATGGCTAACCGGCGGCTTAGGTGTGGTCCACCTACTCATCAAAGAAACCATCCCGTCTTGGTTCTTATCGGTTGACAAGTCAGACCAAGAACAAAGACCGTCGGATCTAGTTGCAGAGCTAAGAGGGCATGCCCTTGCCTACTTTGTGGTCCTATGTGGAGCATTCGCTTGGGGAGTGGACTCAAGATCAGCTGCATCGAAACGCCGCCAAGGAATCATGGGAAGCCACTTGCAGTTCCTCGCGAATGCCTTGGACGGTAAAATATCAGTGGGATGCGAGACAGCAACTTGGCGGGCTTATGTCTCCGGTTTGGTGAGTCTAATGGTGAGCTGTTTGCCACGTTGGGTGGCAGAGATCGATGCAGAAGTGTTGAAGAGTCTGAGCAACGGACTGAGACAGTGGGGGAAAGATGAGCTGGCGATTTTGTTGCTATCTATGGGAGGCGTTAAAACAATGGGAGATGCAGTTGATTTCATCATTCATTTGCGTTCCTAG
- the LOC106452905 gene encoding mediator of RNA polymerase II transcription subunit 33A isoform X1, which yields MVVPGRRTVWDGVIELTKMAQEQCVDARLWASHLSATLKPFVEFPSTELAEVLVSYICWDNNLPLLWKFLERAMSLNLVSPLVVLALLAHRVVPNRSTQSAAYRIYLELLKRNIFRIKDHTTGPHYDNVMNSVANILRLPELFRLETGKPGVLLVEFVFKMVSLLLDACLSDEGLIEPSQDSSSQWLIKSQDMEIDAPERYNEKNGSHEKLQTLNTIMAIEMVAEFLRNTVISRLLYLVSSNRASSWHEFVRRAQVLGENSMALRSSKVLNSRDLLQLISNRRFGYSDDSKIVSLRKSNAIVDFGSLASFAGLCHGASLSSLWLPLDLVFEDAMDGYQVNPTSAIEIITGLAKTLKEINGSTWHDTFLGLWIAALRLVQRERDPIEGPIPRLDTRLCMSLCIVPLVVANLIEEGDNEFVMEKLRDDLITSLQVLGEFPGLLAPPQCVVSAANKAATKAIMFLSGGNVGKSCSDVINMKDMPINCSGNMRHLIVEACIARNILDTSAYSWAGYVNGRINQIPHNLPSEVPCWSSFVKGAPLNAAMVNALVSVPASSLVEIEKVYEVAVKGSDDEKISAATVLCGASLTRGWNIQEHIVEFLTRLLSPPVPADYSGAESHLIGYACMLNVVIFGIGSVDSIQIFSLHGMVPQLACSLMPICEAFGSYTPNVSWTLPSGEEISAYSVFSNAFTLLLKLWRFNHPPIEHGVGDVPTVGSQLTPEHLLSVRNSHLVSSETLNRDRNRKRLSEVARSASSQPVFVDSFPKLKIWYRQHQRCIASTLSGLTPGSPVHQTVEALLSMMFRKVRGSQTLNPVNSGTSSSSGAASEDIIPRPEFPAWDILKAVPYVVDAALTACTHGRLSPRELATGLKDLTDFLPASLAPIVSYFSAEVSRGVWKPVFMNGMDWPNPAANLSNVEEFIKKILATTGVDIPSLAPAGGSSPATLPLPLAAFVSLTITYKIDKASERFLNLAGPALECLAAGCPWPCMPIVASLWTQKAKRWFDFLVFSASRTVFLHNPDAVVQLLRNCFSATLGLNAAPMSNDGGVGALLGHGFGSHFYGGISPVAPGILYLRMYRALRDTVSVTEEIFSLLIHSVEDIAQNRLSKENLKRLKTVKNGSRYGQSSLATAMTQVKLAASLSASLVWLTGGLGVVHLLIKETIPSWFLSVDKSDQEQRPSDLVAELRGHALAYFVVLCGAFAWGVDSRSAASKRRQGIMGSHLQFLANALDGKISVGCETATWRAYVSGLVSLMVSCLPRWVAEIDAEVLKSLSNGLRQWGKDELAILLLSMGGVKTMGDAVDFIIHLRS from the exons ATGGTGGTTCCCGGACGGAGAACCGTCTGGGACGGAGTAATCGAGCTAACGAAGATGGCTCAGGAACAGTGCGTCGATGCTCGTCTCTGGGCTTCTCATTTATCAGCGACCTTGAAACCCTTCGTTGAGTTCCCGTCAACGGAGCTAGCGGAGGTTCTCGTCTCGTACATTTGCTGGGATAACAACCTCCCTCTTCTCTGGAAGTTCCTTGAGAGAGCTATGTCTTTGAACCTTGTCTCTCCTCTCGTTGTTCTTGCTCTCCTCGCTCACAG AGTTGTTCCTAACCGGTCTACTCAATCAGCGGCTTATAGGATTTACTTGGAGCTTCTTAAGAGAAATATTTTCAGGATTAAAGATCATACTACCGGACCTCACTACGACAA TGTCATGAATTCAGTAGCCAACATTCTTCGTCTTCCAGAGTTATTTCGTCTGGAAACAGGCAAACCTGGTGTACTTTTAGTAGAGTTCGTCTTTAAGATGGTGTCTCTGCTGCTAGATGCATGCTTAAGTGATGAAGGTTTGATAGAGCCAAGCCAAGACTCGAGTTCCCAGTGGCTGATCAAGTCTCAAGATATGGAAATTGATGCTCCTGAGAGATATAACGAAAAGAACGGATCTCACGAGAAGTTACAGACTTTAAATACTATCATGGCTATTGAGATGGTTGCAGAGTTCCTCAGAAATACAGTGATCTCCAGATTACTGTACTTGGTGTCCTCCAACAG GGCTTCGAGTTGGCATGAGTTTGTCCGGAGAGCACAGGTGCTTGGAGAAAACTCAATGGCCTTAAGGAGTTCAAAGGTTCTGAATTCTCGGGATCTATTGCAGTTGATTTCGAATAGAAGATTTGGGTATTCTGACGACAGCAAAATAGTTTCATTACGCAAATCCAATGCAATTGTGGATTTTGGATCTCTTGCTTCTTTTGCTGGCTTATGCCATGGAGCAAGTCTCTCTTCGCTCTGGCTTCCTCTTGATTTGGTGTTTGAAGATGCTATGGATGGGTATCAAGTAAACCCAACTAGTGCTATTGAAATCATTACTG GTCTAGCTAAAACACTTAAAGAAATAAATGGGAGCACTTGGCATGACACCTTCTTGGGTCTTTGGATAGCAGCTCTCAGACTTGTTCAAAGG GAAAGGGATCCTATTGAAGGACCTATTCCTAGACTGGACACAAGGCTGTGCATGTCATTATGTATTGTACCTCTCGTGGTCGCAAACCTTATTGAAGAGGGAGATAATGAATTTGTCATGGAAAAGCTGCGAGACGATCTTATTACAAGTTTGCAGGTCCTTGGTGAATTCCCTGGGTTGCTGGCTCCTCCCCAGTGCGTTGTTTCTGCTGCCAACAAGGCTGCTACAAAAGCAATCATGTTTTTGTCTGGTGGAAATGTTGGGAAGTCATGTTCTGATGTCATAAACATGAAGGACATGCCTATCAACTGCT CTGGAAACATGCGCCATCTGATAGTAGAGGCTTGTATTGCAAGAAACATACTGGATACATCGGCCTACTCATGGGCTGGCTATGTTAATGGTCGAATCAACCAAATACCTCATAACCTTCCGAGTGAAGTACCTTGCTGGTCGTCATTTGTGAAAGGGGCTCCTCTAAATGCTGCAATGGTGAATGCATTAGTTTCAGTTCCGGCTTCAAG CTTAGTAGAGATCGAGAAAGTATATGAGGTCGCAGTCAAAGGATCAGATGATGAGAAGATATCTGCTGCTACAGTGCTTTGTGGGGCATCTCTCACACGAGGTTGGAACATACAG GAACACATTGTTGAGTTTCTTACAAGATTACTATCCCCACCCGTTCCAGCAGATTATTCTGGGGCTGAAAGTCACTTGATTGGTTATGCCTGCATGCTCAATGTTGTTATTTTTGGGATAGGATCTGTTGACAGCATTCAGATCTTCTCTTTACATGGCATG GTTCCGCAACTTGCTTGCTCACTAATGCCGATCTGTGAAGCGTTTGGATCATACACCCCAAATGTATCGTGGACTCTTCCATCTGGAGAAGAAATCTCAGCATATTCTGTTTTCTCCAATGCTTTCACTCTTCTTTTAAAGCTTTGGAGATTTAATCATCCTCCTATTGAGCATGGTGTAGGAGATGTGCCCACAGTTGGATCCCAACTCACTCCTGAACATCTTCTTTCAGTGCGTAACTCTCATCTCGTTTCCTCGGAGACCCTTAACAGAGACCGAAACAGAAAGAGACTTTCAGAAGTTGCAAGGTCAGCATCTAGCCAGCCCGTGTTTGTTGACTCCTTCCCCAAGCTGAAGATCTGGTATAGGCAGCACCAGAGATGCATAGCTTCCACGTTATCTGGACTTACACCTGGATCTCCTGTCCACCAGACAGTTGAAGCACTTCTCAGCATGATGTTCAGAAAGGTCAGGGGAAGTCAGACATTAAATCCAGTTAATTCCGGCACAAGCAGTTCCTCGGGAGCTGCTAGTGAAGATATCATTCCGAGACCTGAGTTTCCTGCTTGGGATATCCTCAAAGCCGTTCCATATGTTGTAGATGCTGCTTTAACAGCTTGTACTCATGGAAGGCTTTCTCCTCGTGAGTTAGCAACAG GTCTGAAAGATTTAACAGATTTTCTCCCGGCATCATTAGCACCTATAGTAAGCTACTTCTCGGCTGAGGTGAGTAGAGGTGTTTGGAAGCCAGTATTCATGAACGGCATGGATTGGCCAAATCCTGCTGCAAATCTATCCAACGTTGAggaatttataaagaaaattctCGCAACAACAGGCGTTGACATCCCTAGCCTTGCTCCAG CAGGAGGGAGTTCTCCGGCAACGCTTCCTTTACCTCTAGCCGCTTTTGTAAGTCTAACCATTACTTACAAAATCGACAAAGCTTCAGAGCGGTTTCTCAATCTGGCTGGTCCAGCTCTGGAGTGCTTAGCTGCAGGCTGCCCTTGGCCTTGCATGCCCATTGTAGCTTCCTTGTGGACCCAAAAGGCAAAACGTTGGTTTGACTTCCTTGTTTTCTCTGCTTCCCGCACCGTCTTTCTTCACAACCCAGACGCTGTGGTTCAGCTCCTCAGAAACTGCTTCAGTGCCACTCTCGGATTGAACGCTGCACCCATGTCAAATGATGGTGGTGTTGGAGCTCTTCTTGGCCATGGTTTCGGCTCTCATTTCTACGGAGGGATCTCTCCTGTAGCACCAGGGATTCTCTATCTCCGCATGTATCGTGCTCTCAGAGATACCGTCTCTGTGACGGAAGAGATTTTCTCCCTCCTGATACATTCCGTGGAGGATATAGCACAGAACAGGCTCTCAAAGGAGAATCTGAAAAGGCTGAAGACAGTGAAGAACGGATCAAGATATGGACAAAGCTCACTAGCAACGGCGATGACACAAGTCAAGCTTGCTGCTTCGCTTAGTGCATCATTGGTATGGCTAACCGGCGGCTTAGGTGTGGTCCACCTACTCATCAAAGAAACCATCCCGTCTTGGTTCTTATCGGTTGACAAGTCAGACCAAGAACAAAGACCGTCGGATCTAGTTGCAGAGCTAAGAGGGCATGCCCTTGCCTACTTTGTGGTCCTATGTGGAGCATTCGCTTGGGGAGTGGACTCAAGATCAGCTGCATCGAAACGCCGCCAAGGAATCATGGGAAGCCACTTGCAGTTCCTCGCGAATGCCTTGGACGGTAAAATATCAGTGGGATGCGAGACAGCAACTTGGCGGGCTTATGTCTCCGGTTTGGTGAGTCTAATGGTGAGCTGTTTGCCACGTTGGGTGGCAGAGATCGATGCAGAAGTGTTGAAGAGTCTGAGCAACGGACTGAGACAGTGGGGGAAAGATGAGCTGGCGATTTTGTTGCTATCTATGGGAGGCGTTAAAACAATGGGAGATGCAGTTGATTTCATCATTCATTTGCGTTCCTAG
- the LOC106452904 gene encoding endo-1,3;1,4-beta-D-glucanase gives MSGHQCTENPPKLDPNSGSGHVEKLGGLDSYVSGSTHSKLAVVLVSHVFGYETPQLRKLADKVAEAGFYAVVPDFFHGDPYNPANEDRPLPIWIKDHPQDKGFEDSKPVVDALKNEGITTVGAAGFCWGAKVAVELAKQELVKAVVLLHPSRVTVDDIKGVKVPISVLGAEYDQVTPPELVKQFQHVLATKPEVKSFVKIFPRVRHGWTVRYDPNDPSEVKAAEEAHKDMLVWLTNHVK, from the exons ATGTCGGGTCATCAGTGTACGGAGAACCCGCCTAAGCTGGATCCAAATAGCGGGTCGGGTCATGTAGAGAAGCTAGGCGGCCTCGACAGTTACGTCTCTGGTTCAACTCACTCAAAGCTCGCCGTGGTTCTTGTCTCTCATGTTTTCG GATATGAAACTCCACAACTGAG GAAACTTGCTGACAAAGTTGCAGAAGCTGGATTCTATGCGGTGGTTCCCGACTTCTTCCATGGAGATCCCTATAATCCCGCGAATGAGGATCGACCACTTCCTATCTGGATAAAAGATCACCCACAA GATAAGGGTTTTGAAGACTCAAAGCCAGTAGTTGATGCCTTGAAGAACGAAGGCATAACTACAGTTGGAGCAGCAGGGTTCTGTTGGGGTG CAAAAGTTGCGGTGGAACTGGCGAAGCAAGAGCTTGTTAAAGCTGTTGTTTTGTTACATCCTTCTCGTGTTACGGTGGATGATATCAAGG GGGTCAAGGTTCCAATTTCTGTGTTAGGAGCTGAATACGATCAAGTGACTCCTCCAGAGCTCGTGAAGCAATTCCAACATGTTTTAGCTACAAAACCTGAG GTGAAAAGTTTTGTGAAGATATTCCCAAGAGTCAGACATGGTTGGACTGTTAGGTACGACCCGAATGATCCATCAGAGGTTAAAGCCGCAGAGGAAGCTCACAAGGACATGCTCGTTTGGCTCACCAACCATGTCAAGTGA
- the LOC106452903 gene encoding ribonucleoside-diphosphate reductase small chain A yields MGSLKDGQRRDLEGGEEESEEPLLTAQNQRFTMFPIRYKSIWEMYKKAEASFWTAEEVDLSTDVQHWEKLSDSEKHFISHVLAFFAASDGIVLENLAARFLNDVQVPEARAFYGFQIAMENIHSEMYSQLLETFIKDSQEKDRLFNAIETIPCISNKAKWCLDWIQSPMSFAVRLVAFACVEGIFFSGSFCAIFWLKKRGLMPGLTFSNELISRDEGLHCDFACLLYSLLQKQLPVEKVYQIVHEAVEIETEFVCKALSCDLIGMNSNLMSQYIQFVADRLLVTLGCERRYKADNPFDWMEFISLRGKTNFFEKRVGEYQKASVMSSLQEGNKNYEFKIDEDF; encoded by the exons ATGGGTTCGCTCAAGGACGGTCAAAGAAGGGACTTGgagggaggagaagaagaatcggAGGAGCCGCTATTAACGGCGCAGAACCAGAGGTTCACTATGTTCCCAATTAGGTACAAGTCGATTTGGGAGATGTATAAGAAGGCTGAGGCCAGCTTCTGGACTG CTGAAGAAGTTGATCTTTCGACGGATGTGCAGCACTGGGAAAAGTTGTCGGATTCAGAGAAACATTTCATCAGCCATGTTCTGGCCTTTTTCGCGGCATCAGATGGGATTGTTTTGGAGAATTTGGCCGCTAGGTTCTTGAATGATGTCCAAGTCCCTGAG GCTCGTGCTTTCTATGGGTTTCAAATTGCCATGGAGAACATTCATTCTG AGATGTACAGCCAACTTCTGGAGACGTTTATAAAGGATTCGCAGGAGAAGGATAGATTGTTCAATGCTATTGAGACCATTCCCTGCATTTCCAACAAGGCTAAATGGTGTTTAGATTGGATTCAAAG TCCTATGTCTTTTGCTGTGAGGCTTGTTGCTTTTGCATGCGTCGAAGGAATCTTCTTCTCCGGAAG CTTCTGTGCCATCTTCTGGCTGAAGAAGAGAGGTCTTATGCCTGGTTTGACTTTCTCAAACGAGCTTATATCGAGAGACGAGGGTCTCCACTGTGACTTTGCATGTCTCTTGTACAG TTTGCTTCAGAAGCAGCTTCCTGTGGAGAAAGTTTATCAGATTGTTCATGAGGCAGTGGAAATTGAGACAGAGTTTGTCTGCAAGGCCCTTTCATGCGATCTGATTGGAATGAACTCAAACCTCATGAGTCAGTACATACAATTTGTCGCAGACCGTCTTCTG gttaCATTGGGATGTGAAAGGAGATACAAAGCAGATAATCCATTTGACTGGATGGAGTTCATATCTCTCCG AGGGAAGACAAACTTCTTTGAGAAGAGAGTGGGAGAGTATCAGAAAGCATCTGTTATGTCAAGCCTCCAAGAAGGTAATAAGAACTACGAATTCAAGATTGATGAGGACTTTTGA